The following are encoded in a window of Nibricoccus aquaticus genomic DNA:
- the guaB gene encoding IMP dehydrogenase, whose translation MTKVATSSVNAIDSEFYLPADAFFRANLPTALTFDDVSLATLYSDILPKDADTSTSLSETLRLQIPIVSSDMDTVTESRMAIVMALNGGIGLIHYNMPAKDQVKEVARVKRHIHGLIQDPIAVSPTDLIGDVLAMIEQKKYTFSTFPVNDASGVLVGLLSGNLVKDRYKSKKVADVMTARASLITEQERNVAKDPIKAADAFFNQHVGLNKMLVVDDAGHLRGLVTSSDVERITAEAKSRRKPARDSNFRLVVGAALAPVRKPSGELDRDKIITHVGNLMDESIDAIAVSTAHGHTAGVGDMVRMVRDAFPSLTIIAGNVTSASGVEFLADCGADTIKVGQGPGSICTTRIVAGVGIPQMTALHVAAKGAAAKGVKIIADGGITKSGDIVKALTMADAVILGGLLAGCREAPGEIMEINGKLFKQYRGMGSLSAMKAGSAARYGQDKTDNARKLTAEGIEALKEVSGFADDVLGNLIGGVQSGMGYLGAKNLPELREKARFMRVSPAGQKEASPHDVIEVSTRKN comes from the coding sequence ATGACCAAGGTTGCCACGTCTTCTGTTAACGCGATCGACAGCGAGTTCTATCTGCCAGCCGACGCGTTCTTCCGCGCCAATCTGCCCACGGCCCTCACGTTCGACGACGTGTCCCTGGCCACGCTCTACTCGGACATTCTCCCGAAAGACGCCGATACCTCCACGTCACTTTCCGAGACGCTCCGCCTCCAGATCCCGATCGTGTCCTCCGACATGGACACCGTCACCGAGTCCCGCATGGCCATCGTCATGGCCCTCAACGGCGGCATCGGTCTGATCCATTACAACATGCCCGCCAAGGATCAGGTCAAAGAAGTGGCCCGCGTGAAACGCCACATCCACGGCCTCATCCAGGACCCCATCGCCGTCTCCCCCACCGACCTCATCGGCGACGTCCTCGCGATGATCGAGCAGAAGAAATACACCTTCTCCACCTTCCCCGTAAACGACGCCAGTGGCGTCCTCGTCGGGCTCCTCTCCGGCAACCTCGTCAAAGACCGCTACAAGTCCAAAAAAGTCGCCGACGTCATGACCGCCCGCGCCTCGCTCATCACCGAGCAGGAACGCAACGTCGCCAAAGACCCCATCAAAGCCGCCGACGCCTTCTTCAATCAACACGTCGGCCTCAACAAAATGCTCGTCGTCGACGACGCCGGTCACCTCCGCGGCCTCGTCACCAGCTCCGACGTCGAACGCATTACCGCCGAGGCCAAATCCCGCCGCAAACCCGCTCGCGACTCCAACTTCCGCCTCGTCGTCGGCGCAGCCCTCGCCCCCGTCCGCAAACCCTCCGGCGAACTCGACCGCGACAAGATCATCACCCACGTCGGCAACTTGATGGACGAATCCATCGACGCCATCGCTGTATCGACGGCTCACGGACACACCGCCGGCGTCGGCGACATGGTCCGCATGGTCCGCGACGCCTTTCCCTCGCTCACCATCATCGCCGGCAACGTCACCAGCGCCTCCGGCGTCGAGTTCCTCGCCGATTGCGGTGCCGACACCATCAAAGTCGGCCAGGGCCCCGGCTCCATCTGCACCACCCGCATCGTCGCCGGCGTCGGCATTCCGCAGATGACCGCCCTGCACGTCGCCGCCAAAGGTGCCGCCGCCAAAGGCGTCAAAATCATCGCTGACGGCGGCATCACCAAATCCGGCGACATCGTCAAAGCCCTCACCATGGCCGACGCCGTCATCCTCGGCGGCCTCCTCGCCGGCTGCCGCGAAGCCCCCGGTGAGATCATGGAAATCAACGGCAAACTCTTTAAGCAGTACCGCGGCATGGGCAGCCTCTCCGCTATGAAAGCCGGCTCAGCCGCCCGCTACGGTCAGGACAAAACCGACAACGCCCGCAAACTCACGGCCGAAGGCATCGAAGCCCTCAAAGAAGTCTCCGGTTTCGCCGACGATGTCTTGGGCAACCTCATCGGCGGCGTCCAAAGCGGCATGGGCTACCTCGGCGCAAAAAACCTCCCCGAGCTCCGCGAAAAAGCCCGCTTCATGCGCGTCAGCCCCGCCGGACAAAAAGAGGCGTCCCCGCACGACGTCATCGAAGTCTCCACCCGCAAAAACTAA
- a CDS encoding matrixin family metalloprotease, giving the protein MNFRQLLSSLLLTLFAVTTGWSFDFIRNDNTGLPIKWPAGNVPFVIALGTSSTLSDGNTHNSSAQFAMQLWNTQLGAVQLQSQSVAPRPAGNNNDLNELVFSSTVFGTAFDPNVLAVATTWALGNERTEADIIFNTARTWDSYRGPTRGSSVDLQRVAIHELGHALGLDHPDEATPAQSVSAIMNSRISGIDTLTADDIAGAQRLYGPPGIPANDAFVNAITLTGNSASVTGFNTNATKQSGEPLHAGATGGRSVWWRWTAPSTGTVTLNTQGSVFDTTLGVYTGASVNALASIASNDDLQNGVVQYSTVTFTATAATTYSFAVDGFNADSGAISLNLAFTATSPVITAQPAGQSVTPGANVTLSVTATGPSLTYQWSRNATPISGATSATYTLTNIQPIQAGDFQVTVTNPAGSVTSNTAAIAVFIPVADQAVTSGRSIAFFAGAGGSFQWQISTNNGASWTDLANNSTYSGTQSPTLTLTAAPTSLSGALFRPVSNASGVITPGASFTLTVTTAFVPNPTGLVFDTSGNLIVADASLNTLQKISPTGVVSAFTGTSGQAGSTNGTGAAARFNQPSGLARSSTGVIHLSDTGNATLRQIAADATVTTFAGSPGSRGNTDATGSSATFSSPIGLAFDASGNLVVADRMNHTLRRITPAGATSTFAGAAGVSGTTNSATPASARFNNPSAVAIDSTGNLYVADTFNHTIRKITPAGLVTTFAGVEQSSGTADGTGSAALFNNPTGLALDSSGNLYVADTANATIRRITPTGTVSTFAGLPSISGHKNSDGTAGNDAWFNQPQALAFDTSGNLYVADTGNAAIRKITPARVVTTLALNDGSTPSTPNPATPSTPAPASSGGGGGGSPSAYFLTALALLTLLRLQSRAHCP; this is encoded by the coding sequence ATGAACTTCCGGCAACTCCTCTCCTCGCTCCTGCTGACTCTCTTCGCCGTCACCACCGGTTGGAGTTTCGACTTCATCAGAAACGACAACACCGGCCTTCCCATCAAATGGCCCGCCGGAAACGTTCCGTTCGTCATCGCTCTCGGCACTTCCTCCACGCTCAGCGACGGCAACACCCATAACTCCAGCGCCCAGTTCGCCATGCAGCTCTGGAACACCCAGCTCGGCGCCGTCCAGCTGCAAAGCCAGTCCGTCGCCCCCCGCCCCGCAGGCAACAACAACGACCTCAACGAGCTCGTCTTCTCCTCCACTGTCTTCGGCACCGCCTTCGACCCCAACGTCCTCGCTGTCGCCACCACCTGGGCCCTCGGCAATGAACGCACCGAGGCCGACATCATTTTCAACACCGCCCGCACCTGGGATTCCTACCGCGGCCCCACCCGCGGCTCCAGCGTCGACCTCCAGCGCGTCGCCATCCACGAACTCGGCCACGCCCTCGGCCTCGATCACCCCGACGAAGCCACCCCCGCCCAGTCCGTCTCCGCCATCATGAACAGCCGCATCAGCGGCATCGATACGCTCACCGCCGACGACATCGCCGGCGCCCAGCGCCTCTACGGCCCGCCCGGCATCCCCGCCAACGACGCCTTCGTAAACGCCATCACCCTCACGGGAAACTCCGCCAGCGTCACCGGCTTCAACACCAATGCCACCAAACAATCCGGCGAGCCCCTCCACGCGGGCGCCACCGGCGGCCGCTCCGTCTGGTGGCGCTGGACCGCCCCCTCCACCGGCACCGTCACGCTCAACACCCAGGGCAGCGTCTTCGACACCACCCTCGGCGTGTACACCGGCGCGAGCGTCAACGCCCTCGCCTCAATCGCCTCCAACGACGACCTCCAGAACGGCGTCGTCCAGTACAGCACCGTCACCTTCACCGCCACCGCCGCCACCACGTATTCATTCGCCGTGGACGGCTTCAACGCCGACTCCGGCGCGATCAGTCTCAACCTCGCCTTCACCGCCACCTCCCCTGTCATCACCGCCCAGCCCGCCGGTCAGTCCGTCACCCCTGGCGCGAACGTCACCCTCTCCGTCACCGCCACCGGCCCGTCGCTGACGTATCAATGGTCCCGCAACGCCACTCCCATCTCCGGCGCGACCTCCGCGACCTACACGCTCACCAACATCCAGCCTATCCAGGCCGGCGACTTCCAGGTCACCGTCACCAACCCCGCCGGCTCCGTCACCAGCAACACCGCCGCCATCGCCGTCTTCATCCCCGTCGCCGATCAAGCCGTCACCTCCGGCCGCTCCATCGCCTTTTTCGCCGGCGCCGGCGGCTCCTTCCAGTGGCAGATCTCCACCAACAACGGCGCGAGCTGGACCGATCTCGCCAACAACAGCACCTACTCCGGCACTCAGTCCCCCACGCTCACCCTCACCGCCGCGCCCACCTCGCTTAGCGGCGCGCTCTTCCGCCCCGTCTCCAACGCCAGCGGCGTCATCACCCCCGGCGCGAGCTTCACGCTCACCGTCACCACCGCCTTCGTCCCCAATCCCACCGGCCTCGTCTTCGACACCTCCGGCAACCTCATCGTCGCCGACGCTTCCCTCAACACGCTCCAAAAAATCTCCCCCACCGGCGTCGTCTCCGCCTTCACCGGCACCTCCGGCCAGGCCGGCTCCACCAACGGCACCGGAGCCGCCGCCCGTTTCAACCAGCCCTCCGGCCTCGCCCGCTCCTCCACCGGCGTCATCCATCTCTCGGATACAGGCAACGCCACCCTCCGCCAGATCGCGGCCGACGCCACCGTCACCACCTTCGCCGGCTCTCCCGGCTCGCGCGGCAACACCGACGCCACCGGCTCCTCCGCCACGTTCTCTTCGCCCATCGGCCTCGCCTTCGACGCCTCCGGCAATCTCGTCGTCGCCGACAGGATGAACCACACGCTCCGCCGCATCACCCCCGCCGGCGCCACCTCCACCTTCGCCGGTGCCGCCGGAGTCTCCGGCACCACCAACAGCGCCACCCCTGCCTCCGCACGTTTCAACAACCCTTCCGCCGTCGCCATCGACAGCACCGGCAACCTCTACGTCGCCGACACCTTCAATCACACCATCCGCAAAATCACCCCCGCCGGCCTCGTCACCACCTTCGCCGGCGTCGAACAATCCAGCGGCACCGCCGACGGCACCGGCTCCGCCGCCCTCTTCAATAATCCCACCGGCCTCGCCCTCGACTCCTCGGGAAACCTCTACGTCGCCGACACCGCCAACGCCACCATCCGCCGCATCACGCCCACCGGCACCGTCAGCACCTTCGCCGGACTCCCCTCCATCTCCGGCCACAAAAACAGCGACGGCACCGCCGGCAACGACGCTTGGTTCAACCAGCCCCAAGCCCTCGCCTTCGACACCTCGGGCAATCTCTACGTCGCCGACACCGGCAACGCCGCCATCCGCAAAATCACCCCCGCCCGCGTGGTGACCACTCTCGCGCTCAACGACGGCAGCACCCCGTCCACGCCCAACCCCGCCACTCCCTCCACACCCGCCCCCGCATCCAGCGGCGGCGGAGGCGGCGGCTCCCCCAGCGCCTACTTCCTCACCGCCCTCGCCCTGCTCACCCTCCTCCGCCTCCAAAGTAGGGCGCATTGTCCCTAA
- a CDS encoding adenylosuccinate synthetase has protein sequence MPLLPFTSPLIADVGISLGDEGKGRLIPEVADELRGTPSAVSVVFKVNGGANSGHTAGGIKLNLLPAGVVVKDAPHLCIGSGVVADPRKFWWEALPVEKKGHAVLSRLLIDEHTMFSDLTHRLLDLAGEDYRVKVLNEEPRGSTGRGITPAFSEETGLFQIFYSSFLGPKELFVQKLTQRVDRAVRTIQHVYRTDAATWNAFFDTLTAAELRANAEGIEMGCFEKSEFDFTQFRGIVPFTINIDRLAEVYWHAGQRLAKNIGEVRELILREVRAGHTIIGEFGQAYWLDKRHGFTPNVTASHTYTPEFFQSAGIPVQPIHTFGVAKAYDTKVGTHCFLTQMDEAHPLAIKLKKIEFGTSTGRQRMVGWYDAVEKGDVLRYGGYQDLMINKSDALTHSGDWQGELLICTHYENAAGKKFHHVPRNEAVRKTLRPVYTKHAGWTEDISHVRHFADLPKNAQSYVAAMVRSTLEVAYHGETWPKVLPNLRYLGVGPEPSQIIKDVPATAELVKL, from the coding sequence ATGCCACTCCTTCCTTTCACCAGCCCGCTCATCGCCGACGTCGGTATTTCCCTAGGCGACGAGGGCAAGGGTCGCCTCATCCCCGAAGTCGCTGACGAACTGCGCGGCACCCCCTCCGCCGTCTCCGTCGTCTTCAAGGTCAACGGCGGCGCCAACTCCGGCCACACCGCCGGCGGCATCAAGCTCAACCTCCTCCCCGCCGGCGTCGTCGTGAAAGACGCCCCGCACCTCTGCATCGGCTCCGGCGTCGTCGCCGACCCGCGCAAATTCTGGTGGGAAGCCCTCCCGGTCGAAAAGAAAGGCCACGCCGTTCTCTCCCGCCTCCTGATCGACGAGCACACCATGTTCTCCGATCTCACACACCGCCTGCTCGACCTCGCCGGCGAAGACTACCGCGTGAAAGTCCTCAACGAAGAGCCCCGTGGCTCCACCGGCCGCGGCATCACCCCCGCCTTCAGCGAAGAAACCGGCCTCTTCCAGATCTTCTACTCCAGTTTCCTCGGACCGAAGGAACTCTTCGTCCAAAAACTCACCCAACGCGTCGACCGCGCCGTGCGCACCATCCAGCACGTTTACCGCACCGACGCCGCCACGTGGAACGCGTTCTTCGACACCCTCACCGCCGCCGAACTCCGCGCCAACGCCGAGGGCATCGAGATGGGCTGCTTCGAAAAATCCGAATTCGACTTCACCCAGTTCCGCGGCATCGTGCCCTTCACGATCAACATCGACCGCCTCGCCGAAGTCTACTGGCACGCCGGCCAGCGCCTTGCGAAAAACATCGGCGAAGTCCGCGAACTCATCCTCCGCGAAGTCCGCGCCGGCCACACCATCATCGGCGAATTCGGCCAGGCCTACTGGCTCGATAAACGCCACGGCTTCACGCCCAACGTCACCGCCTCGCACACCTACACGCCCGAGTTTTTCCAAAGCGCCGGCATCCCCGTGCAGCCGATCCACACCTTCGGCGTCGCCAAAGCCTACGACACCAAGGTCGGTACCCATTGTTTCCTTACGCAGATGGACGAGGCCCACCCGCTCGCCATCAAGCTCAAGAAAATTGAGTTCGGCACCAGCACCGGCCGCCAGCGCATGGTCGGCTGGTACGACGCCGTGGAAAAAGGCGACGTCCTTCGCTACGGCGGCTACCAGGACCTCATGATCAACAAGTCCGACGCCCTCACCCACAGCGGCGACTGGCAGGGCGAGCTCCTCATCTGCACGCACTACGAAAACGCCGCGGGCAAAAAATTCCACCACGTCCCCCGCAACGAAGCCGTCCGCAAAACGCTCCGCCCCGTATACACCAAACACGCCGGCTGGACCGAAGACATCTCCCACGTCCGCCACTTCGCCGACCTACCGAAGAACGCACAAAGCTACGTCGCCGCCATGGTCCGCTCGACCCTCGAAGTCGCCTACCACGGCGAAACCTGGCCCAAAGTTCTCCCCAACCTCCGCTACCTCGGCGTCGGCCCCGAACCGTCTCAGATCATCAAGGACGTTCCGGCGACGGCCGAGTTGGTGAAACTATAA
- a CDS encoding DUF1328 domain-containing protein yields the protein MLSWSITFLVVALIAAVLGFGGIAGTAAGIAKVLFLVFLVLFVLSFIVGRRPRV from the coding sequence ATGTTAAGCTGGTCCATTACCTTCCTCGTAGTCGCGCTGATCGCGGCTGTGCTCGGGTTCGGTGGCATCGCAGGAACCGCGGCAGGCATCGCCAAGGTGCTCTTCCTCGTGTTTCTCGTGCTGTTTGTACTCTCGTTTATCGTCGGTCGCCGTCCGCGCGTCTGA
- a CDS encoding patatin-like phospholipase family protein translates to MAANPTPAKTSGSFSDLIKEEYAQLKLRENPGQPQPPPGTSPPWIDPEEFDVASSSLTQEPWVRFTKRDLFGLAFSGGGIRSATFNLGILQALERLGVLRHVNYLSTVSGGGYVGSFWTAWLRRRRTNRRSFFPSASENDFHSKDERESPEVRHLREFSRFLMPRVGFWHFETWGAIVAILGGMIPAMVAALATIAAGLYSWFLLSALALKWEHWCSTILFGVLTLTFHLSAEWAWRRTGKNGNSEKSFWRNVPLTAMTAVIASAAWFFIRKYKFPDLDIGHWTWPASYWEIVSEKNFFRDSKFHLSLLLPSAAWFVGGIAMLGLRGFVARSAPDEKAVTWSGGVDRSAARCFSCAVIAGALAVLWTGCHELLAAIGHTDFFQNRETSGAAAAGSTAAGGALFGAVFFWLRDWLSKPSEETRATNLWEKYAEKIKPLMPQFAALGAMFCMVLTCVLLIQSYGSGPHLWIGISVSAFFIVLTLLCFDPARIGMHDFYRSRLARCYLGAAPAAGTMPSRATAEQTDDDIRFGELRGETVAPGPIHLVCCAANNLAGDPLSSLYRGARSVAISPIGLSLGNEYAAIPHLRLSSAVTASAAAFNSQMGRVSMDLGFAVAFVMSAFNLRLGLWVPHPGNPHSRLKWLVGLPFFFEMFGRSKCPSLDKPEVNTPPPFANNLANNVVRPAPGALNRAASAVSDTFHAAEDSVKKKISYLHLSDGSHFENLGLYELVRRHCRYIIVTDSSADPEVAFDDLANTLRRIREDFGVEIELDVEPLRPGENGRSAQHAVIGCIHYDGMAGTDKGTVIYFKPTLTGDEPADVLQYQTRNIAFPHEGTGDQFYDEAQWESYRRLGEHAAISVLRFEVENTKPASFVDNMFLEVCNQWHPNKAQHQAIFLELTARCGDLENEIRASASNQLLAELFPEAASATASKSPAATESSDDSSPRDENIQTLFYLMRVLQIMEDAYVGAELNEYWSHPLNAGWMSYFQRWASTPSFRHWWPVLRSVYSAGFRHFVKERFDLRLPRGDYDKPAARLDLKALGELSQLPTTHAWHQWKLRFGTPVLAGKKALAFALTLEASGTIDAGAPIDVGFLLYQEVAGHEGARCAAWDCREMFVPHALNGAGISARFLESTIDYFRDHAPHLTGLRVDIDYEDESSVRQRTARPNRASRLERVQTIGFYKSRGFTYLSGEESTILCFDLERARTEHAARRARHQKLATASKHA, encoded by the coding sequence ATGGCCGCGAACCCCACCCCAGCGAAGACCTCCGGTTCTTTTTCGGACCTGATAAAAGAAGAGTACGCACAGCTCAAGCTCCGCGAAAACCCCGGCCAGCCCCAACCGCCTCCCGGCACATCGCCGCCCTGGATCGATCCCGAGGAGTTCGACGTCGCGTCATCCAGCCTCACGCAAGAGCCGTGGGTGCGCTTCACCAAACGCGATCTCTTCGGCCTCGCCTTCTCCGGCGGTGGAATCCGCAGCGCCACGTTTAATCTCGGCATCCTCCAGGCGCTCGAACGCCTCGGCGTGCTTCGCCACGTCAACTATCTCTCCACCGTTTCCGGCGGCGGTTACGTCGGCAGTTTCTGGACCGCCTGGCTGCGCCGTCGTCGCACCAACCGCCGCTCGTTTTTCCCTTCCGCGTCCGAAAACGATTTCCATTCCAAAGACGAACGCGAGAGCCCTGAGGTCCGCCATCTCCGCGAGTTCAGCCGCTTCCTCATGCCGCGCGTCGGCTTCTGGCATTTCGAAACGTGGGGCGCGATCGTCGCCATCCTCGGCGGCATGATCCCCGCGATGGTCGCCGCCCTCGCGACCATCGCCGCCGGTCTCTACAGCTGGTTCCTGCTCAGCGCGCTCGCCCTCAAATGGGAGCACTGGTGCAGCACGATTCTCTTCGGCGTCCTCACACTCACCTTCCACCTCTCCGCCGAATGGGCGTGGCGCCGCACCGGCAAAAACGGCAACAGCGAGAAAAGTTTCTGGAGAAACGTCCCTCTCACCGCGATGACCGCCGTGATCGCCTCCGCCGCCTGGTTCTTCATCCGCAAATACAAATTCCCCGACCTCGACATCGGCCACTGGACCTGGCCCGCCAGCTACTGGGAAATCGTCAGTGAGAAGAACTTTTTCCGGGATTCAAAATTCCATCTCAGCCTGCTCCTTCCCTCCGCCGCCTGGTTTGTCGGCGGCATCGCCATGCTCGGTCTGCGCGGCTTCGTCGCCCGCTCCGCACCCGACGAAAAAGCCGTCACGTGGTCCGGCGGAGTTGATCGCTCAGCCGCCCGCTGCTTCAGCTGCGCCGTCATCGCCGGCGCACTCGCCGTCCTCTGGACCGGATGCCACGAGCTGCTCGCCGCCATCGGGCACACCGACTTTTTCCAAAACCGCGAAACCTCCGGCGCAGCCGCCGCAGGCAGCACCGCCGCCGGTGGAGCCCTCTTCGGCGCCGTCTTCTTCTGGCTGCGCGACTGGCTCAGCAAACCCAGCGAAGAAACCCGCGCGACCAATCTCTGGGAAAAATACGCCGAGAAAATCAAACCCCTCATGCCCCAGTTCGCCGCCCTCGGTGCGATGTTCTGCATGGTCCTCACCTGCGTGTTGCTGATCCAGAGTTACGGTAGCGGCCCGCATCTCTGGATCGGTATTTCGGTCTCCGCGTTTTTCATCGTCCTCACGCTGCTGTGCTTCGATCCCGCACGAATCGGCATGCACGACTTTTACCGCTCCCGCCTCGCGCGCTGCTATCTCGGCGCCGCCCCCGCCGCCGGAACCATGCCCAGCCGCGCCACCGCCGAACAAACCGACGACGACATCCGCTTCGGCGAACTCCGCGGCGAAACCGTCGCCCCCGGCCCGATCCACCTCGTCTGCTGCGCCGCCAATAACCTCGCCGGCGATCCGCTCTCCAGTCTCTACCGCGGAGCCCGCAGCGTGGCGATTTCCCCGATCGGTCTGTCACTGGGCAACGAATACGCCGCCATTCCCCACCTGCGCCTCTCGTCCGCCGTCACCGCTTCAGCTGCCGCCTTCAACTCCCAGATGGGCCGCGTCTCCATGGACCTCGGCTTCGCAGTCGCCTTCGTGATGAGCGCGTTCAACCTCCGCCTCGGCCTCTGGGTTCCGCATCCAGGAAATCCCCACAGCCGCCTCAAGTGGCTGGTCGGCCTGCCCTTCTTCTTCGAGATGTTCGGCCGCTCCAAATGCCCGTCGCTCGATAAACCCGAGGTCAACACGCCGCCGCCTTTCGCCAATAATCTCGCGAACAACGTCGTCCGTCCCGCTCCGGGTGCGCTCAACCGCGCCGCCTCCGCCGTGAGCGACACCTTCCACGCCGCCGAGGACTCCGTGAAGAAAAAGATCAGCTACCTCCACCTCTCCGACGGCTCCCACTTCGAAAACCTCGGCCTCTACGAACTCGTCCGCCGCCACTGCCGCTACATCATCGTCACCGATTCCAGCGCCGACCCCGAAGTCGCCTTCGACGATCTCGCCAACACGCTCCGCCGCATCCGCGAAGACTTCGGTGTCGAGATCGAACTCGACGTCGAGCCCCTCCGCCCCGGCGAAAACGGCCGCTCCGCCCAGCACGCCGTCATCGGCTGTATCCACTATGATGGGATGGCCGGCACCGACAAAGGCACCGTCATCTACTTCAAGCCCACGCTCACCGGCGACGAACCCGCCGACGTGCTCCAATACCAGACACGTAACATCGCCTTCCCACACGAGGGCACCGGCGACCAGTTCTACGACGAAGCCCAGTGGGAATCCTACCGTCGCCTCGGCGAACACGCCGCGATTTCCGTGCTCCGTTTCGAAGTCGAAAACACCAAGCCCGCCAGCTTCGTGGACAACATGTTCCTCGAGGTCTGCAACCAGTGGCACCCGAACAAAGCCCAGCACCAGGCCATCTTCCTCGAACTCACCGCCCGCTGCGGCGACCTCGAAAACGAAATCCGCGCCAGCGCTTCAAACCAACTCCTCGCCGAACTCTTCCCCGAAGCCGCCTCAGCCACCGCATCCAAATCGCCTGCCGCAACCGAGTCTTCCGACGACTCCTCTCCTCGCGACGAAAACATCCAGACCCTCTTCTACCTCATGCGCGTTCTCCAGATCATGGAAGACGCCTACGTCGGTGCCGAACTCAACGAGTACTGGTCGCACCCGCTGAACGCCGGCTGGATGAGCTACTTTCAACGCTGGGCCTCGACGCCCTCCTTCCGTCACTGGTGGCCCGTACTCCGCTCCGTTTATAGCGCGGGCTTCCGTCACTTCGTCAAAGAGCGCTTCGACCTGCGCCTCCCGCGCGGCGACTACGACAAACCCGCCGCCCGCCTCGACCTCAAGGCCCTCGGCGAACTCTCGCAACTCCCCACGACTCACGCCTGGCATCAGTGGAAACTCCGCTTCGGCACACCCGTGCTCGCTGGCAAAAAAGCCCTCGCCTTCGCCCTCACGCTCGAAGCCTCCGGCACCATTGACGCCGGCGCGCCCATCGACGTCGGCTTCCTCCTCTACCAGGAAGTCGCCGGCCACGAAGGCGCGCGCTGCGCCGCCTGGGATTGCCGCGAAATGTTCGTCCCCCACGCGCTCAACGGCGCCGGCATCTCCGCACGTTTTCTCGAAAGCACGATCGATTACTTCCGCGACCACGCCCCGCACCTCACCGGCCTGCGCGTGGACATCGACTACGAAGACGAATCCTCCGTCCGCCAGCGCACCGCCCGCCCCAACCGCGCCTCCCGCCTCGAGCGCGTACAGACTATCGGCTTCTACAAGAGCCGCGGCTTCACCTACCTCTCAGGCGAAGAAAGCACCATCCTCTGCTTCGACCTCGAACGCGCCCGCACCGAACACGCCGCCCGCCGCGCCCGTCACCAAAAACTCGCGACTGCATCAAAACACGCCTGA
- a CDS encoding BON domain-containing protein — protein sequence MKTPAKTLRFSTLALATALLAPVGLFANDADDHIEKSFKDSYTSRVQLKDADVSADAENGVVTLKGKVETSDQKALAEDTVRSLPGVTSVKNELKVKSEPKESSDEWIALKVRSSLLYHRNVSLLDSDVKVVNGTVTLTGTAETSAEKSLAGEYAADIKGVKNVDNRIAVVSKSDKDHAAMKADKERMQAKAEKKYDAAKHDMKDGARDLGDKIDDASITAQVKGSLAISRSASAIRTEVTTRDGVVTLRGEAKNAAEKELAGRIAKDIRGVRDVNNEIVVVNKVAGE from the coding sequence ATGAAAACACCCGCCAAGACCCTTCGCTTCAGCACACTCGCTCTCGCCACCGCGCTTCTGGCGCCGGTGGGACTTTTCGCCAACGATGCGGATGACCACATCGAGAAAAGCTTCAAAGACTCTTACACTAGCCGCGTCCAATTGAAGGATGCTGATGTTTCCGCTGACGCTGAAAACGGTGTCGTTACCCTCAAGGGCAAGGTTGAGACATCCGACCAGAAGGCGCTCGCTGAAGACACGGTGCGCAGCCTGCCCGGCGTCACTTCGGTGAAGAACGAACTCAAAGTGAAATCCGAGCCGAAGGAATCTTCGGATGAGTGGATCGCTCTCAAGGTGCGCAGCTCGCTGCTTTATCATCGCAACGTGAGCCTGCTCGATTCCGACGTGAAGGTCGTGAATGGCACTGTGACGCTCACGGGCACTGCTGAAACTTCTGCCGAGAAGTCTCTGGCCGGTGAATATGCTGCCGACATCAAGGGCGTGAAGAACGTCGATAACCGCATCGCGGTCGTATCGAAGTCTGACAAGGATCACGCAGCCATGAAGGCGGACAAAGAGCGCATGCAGGCCAAGGCCGAGAAGAAATACGACGCCGCCAAGCATGATATGAAGGACGGCGCACGTGATCTCGGCGACAAGATCGACGATGCCTCGATCACCGCTCAGGTGAAGGGCTCGCTTGCGATCAGCCGCTCGGCCAGTGCGATCCGTACCGAAGTCACCACGCGTGATGGTGTCGTGACGCTGCGCGGCGAAGCCAAGAACGCTGCTGAGAAGGAACTCGCCGGTCGCATCGCCAAAGACATCCGCGGTGTGCGCGACGTGAATAACGAGATCGTCGTCGTGAACAAAGTCGCGGGCGAATAA